In Betaproteobacteria bacterium, the following proteins share a genomic window:
- a CDS encoding response regulator translates to MARNNRARRDIPLEAHILVVDDDPAIRELVRDFLRQHDLEVSTAGSGAEMDKVLGGGMVDLVILDLKLPDEDGLAIARRLREKLDIPIIILTGSRKEELDRVMGLELGADDYVTKPFSQLELLARIKAVLRRTEGQRAARRVETVRAYRFAGWELNTGLRRLKSPDERQVELTNSEYALLVAFLRAPQRVLSRDQLLESSRLHDDIYDRSIDVQILRLRRKIEEKANEPKLIRTERGAGYFLDTSVETV, encoded by the coding sequence ATGGCCCGAAACAACCGCGCCCGCAGGGACATCCCATTGGAAGCTCATATTCTCGTCGTCGACGACGACCCCGCCATTCGCGAGCTCGTGCGTGACTTCCTGCGCCAGCACGACCTGGAGGTTTCCACCGCCGGGAGCGGCGCGGAGATGGACAAGGTGCTCGGGGGAGGCATGGTGGATCTCGTGATCCTCGACCTCAAGCTTCCCGACGAGGACGGTCTCGCCATCGCGCGGCGCCTTCGCGAGAAGCTCGACATCCCGATCATCATCCTCACCGGCAGCCGCAAGGAGGAGCTCGACCGCGTGATGGGGCTGGAGCTCGGTGCGGACGATTACGTCACCAAGCCCTTCAGCCAGCTCGAGCTCCTGGCCCGGATCAAGGCCGTCCTGCGCCGCACGGAGGGCCAGCGGGCCGCCCGTCGCGTGGAAACCGTGCGTGCCTATCGTTTCGCCGGCTGGGAGCTGAACACGGGGCTGCGGCGCCTGAAGTCGCCCGACGAGCGCCAGGTCGAGCTCACCAACAGCGAGTACGCGCTTCTCGTCGCCTTCCTTCGCGCGCCGCAGCGCGTGCTTTCACGCGACCAGCTCCTCGAATCCAGCCGCCTGCACGACGACATCTACGACCGTTCGATCGACGTGCAGATCCTGCGCCTTCGCCGGAAGATCGAGGAAAAGGCGAACGAACCGAAGCTCATCCGCACGGAGCGAGGAGCGGGTTACTTCCTCGACACCTCCGTGGAGACCGTGTGA
- the hyfB gene encoding hydrogenase 4 subunit B: MGTLPNLLAIDGVMIIVAVWFAIGFIGLAALHNFRLIGRILFPASAASSLALAGFALIALPGAPQTAVLAIGLPDLPFHLRLDALSSFFLALLGLASAGISVFAGGYFRQGEGTPPGLLCLHYHVFLASMTMVLLADDAYAFMVTWEMMALSSFFLVTTNHRIAEIRRAGFLYLLVAHIGAIAILLCFGVLQANTGDYTFANMRAQHLSPFWASCAFLLALFGFGAKAGILPLHVWLPEAHPAAPSPVSALMSGVMLKTAIYGMVRVNFDLIGSPIWWWGVVALSVGLATALFGVVFAAAQVDMKRLLAYSSIENIGLIVVALGLAMIFTAYRMHSLAALALVACLYHCVNHALFKSLLFLGTGSVLHATQERNLGKLGGLMRFMPWVAWTMLVGVIASAGLPPSNGFVSEWLLLQGFLFTAELPNPYLRMLVPVFAAGVVLVAALAGYVMVKFFGVIFLGRPREEKLANAHDAGGLERLGLLWLTAGCILLGLFPVAVIEVIDPVTYALVGRGLAQSGRIGDWLLLAPVSAERASYSPILFLLVTAAVVILAYFLVRRFYHGNVRRAAAWDCGFPLQTARMQDTAEGFGQPIRQIFEPFYRMHRELPTPFESAPRYKVTVEDPMWGWIYLRIAATTEAVSRWVGMLQRGRISIYLLYSFVTLVALLFFTQL; the protein is encoded by the coding sequence ATGGGGACGTTACCGAACCTCCTCGCGATCGACGGCGTCATGATCATCGTCGCCGTCTGGTTCGCGATCGGATTCATCGGCCTGGCGGCGCTGCACAACTTCCGGTTGATCGGGCGAATCCTGTTTCCCGCCTCCGCCGCATCGAGCCTCGCCCTCGCCGGCTTCGCCCTCATCGCCCTGCCGGGCGCGCCGCAGACCGCGGTGCTCGCGATCGGGCTGCCCGATCTGCCCTTCCACCTGCGCCTGGACGCGCTCTCGTCTTTCTTCCTGGCGCTCCTGGGCCTCGCGAGCGCCGGCATCTCGGTCTTCGCCGGGGGCTATTTCCGCCAGGGCGAAGGCACGCCGCCCGGGCTCCTGTGCCTGCACTACCACGTCTTCCTCGCAAGCATGACGATGGTGCTGCTCGCCGACGACGCCTACGCCTTCATGGTGACCTGGGAGATGATGGCGCTTTCCTCCTTCTTTCTCGTCACCACCAACCACCGCATCGCCGAGATCCGCCGCGCGGGCTTCCTGTACCTGCTCGTCGCGCACATCGGCGCCATCGCGATCCTGCTGTGCTTCGGCGTACTGCAGGCCAACACCGGCGACTACACGTTCGCCAACATGAGGGCGCAGCACCTGTCGCCGTTCTGGGCCTCGTGCGCGTTCCTCCTGGCGCTCTTCGGCTTCGGCGCCAAGGCGGGGATCCTGCCGCTGCACGTCTGGCTTCCCGAGGCGCACCCGGCTGCCCCTTCGCCGGTGTCCGCCCTCATGAGCGGCGTGATGCTCAAGACCGCCATCTACGGAATGGTGCGCGTGAATTTCGACCTCATCGGCTCGCCGATCTGGTGGTGGGGCGTCGTCGCGCTCAGCGTGGGGCTCGCCACCGCGCTCTTCGGCGTCGTGTTCGCCGCCGCCCAGGTGGACATGAAGCGCCTCCTCGCGTACTCCTCCATCGAGAATATCGGCCTCATCGTCGTGGCGCTCGGGCTCGCGATGATTTTCACCGCCTACCGCATGCACTCGCTCGCGGCGCTGGCCCTCGTGGCCTGCCTCTACCACTGCGTGAACCACGCCCTCTTCAAGAGCCTGCTCTTCCTGGGCACCGGCTCGGTGCTGCACGCCACCCAGGAGCGCAACCTCGGCAAGCTCGGCGGCCTCATGCGCTTCATGCCCTGGGTCGCGTGGACCATGCTCGTGGGCGTGATCGCGAGCGCGGGGCTGCCGCCGTCGAACGGCTTCGTCTCCGAGTGGCTGCTGCTGCAGGGCTTCCTCTTCACGGCCGAACTCCCGAACCCGTACCTGCGCATGCTGGTGCCGGTCTTCGCGGCCGGCGTCGTGCTGGTGGCGGCCCTGGCCGGCTACGTGATGGTGAAGTTCTTCGGCGTGATCTTCCTGGGCCGGCCGCGCGAGGAGAAGCTCGCCAACGCCCACGACGCCGGCGGACTCGAGCGCCTGGGCCTGCTCTGGCTCACCGCGGGCTGCATACTCCTGGGCCTCTTCCCGGTGGCGGTGATCGAGGTGATCGACCCGGTCACCTACGCCCTCGTGGGCCGCGGCCTCGCGCAGAGCGGGCGCATCGGCGACTGGCTGCTCCTGGCGCCGGTCTCCGCCGAGCGGGCTTCCTACAGCCCGATCCTGTTCCTGCTCGTCACGGCCGCGGTCGTGATCCTCGCCTATTTCCTCGTGCGCCGCTTCTACCACGGCAACGTGCGCCGGGCGGCTGCCTGGGACTGCGGCTTTCCCCTGCAGACGGCACGCATGCAGGACACGGCCGAGGGCTTCGGACAGCCCATCCGGCAGATCTTCGAACCGTTCTATCGAATGCACCGGGAACTGCCCACGCCCTTCGAAAGCGCGCCGCGCTACAAGGTGACGGTCGAGGACCCGATGTGGGGATGGATCTACCTGCGGATCGCCGCCACGACCGAGGCCGTCTCGCGATGGGTGGGGATGCTGCAACGCGGCCGCATCTCGATCTATCTGCTCTACAGCTTCGTCACCCTCGTGGCCCTCCTCTTCTTCACCCAGCTATGA
- a CDS encoding NADH-quinone oxidoreductase subunit H, translated as MNFEGIFAQLLAMAVALAGAPLLSGWVNQCRAWLQNRRAPPLTMPFRTLHKLFWKESVVAHDASPIFRLAPYIVFGCMALASMIIPTLSTNLPLAPAADAIALVGLFGIARLFISLAAMDIGTSFGTMGARREMLVGFLAEPAFLMVLFTASLISSSTSLANTVSTLAHREFAILPSLAFAGLAFTMVSLAENARVPIDNPATHLELTMIHEALILEYSGRHLALIEWAASLKLFAYSCAGLAIFFPWGIAEASDHVALLWALPALAAKLVVGGFTLALIETILAKMRIFRVPEFLATAFLLGVLAILVHLLLGA; from the coding sequence ATGAACTTCGAAGGCATCTTCGCCCAGCTCCTCGCGATGGCCGTCGCCCTTGCGGGTGCGCCGCTGCTCTCGGGGTGGGTGAACCAGTGCCGCGCGTGGCTGCAGAACCGCCGCGCCCCCCCACTCACGATGCCCTTCCGCACGCTGCACAAGCTCTTCTGGAAGGAGTCGGTCGTCGCCCACGACGCCTCGCCCATCTTCCGGCTGGCGCCCTACATCGTGTTCGGGTGCATGGCGCTCGCCTCGATGATCATTCCGACGCTGTCCACCAACCTGCCGCTGGCCCCGGCCGCCGATGCCATCGCGCTGGTGGGCCTCTTCGGCATCGCGCGGCTCTTCATCTCGCTCGCCGCCATGGACATCGGCACCTCCTTCGGGACCATGGGCGCGCGGCGCGAGATGCTGGTGGGCTTCCTCGCCGAGCCCGCCTTCCTGATGGTGCTGTTCACCGCATCCCTCATCTCCAGCTCCACATCCCTCGCGAACACCGTCTCGACGCTCGCCCACCGCGAATTCGCGATCCTTCCGAGCCTCGCCTTCGCCGGACTCGCCTTCACGATGGTCTCGCTCGCCGAGAACGCGCGCGTGCCGATCGACAACCCGGCCACCCACCTCGAGCTCACGATGATCCACGAGGCGCTCATCCTCGAGTACTCGGGGCGCCACCTCGCGCTCATCGAGTGGGCGGCGTCGCTCAAGCTCTTCGCCTACTCCTGCGCCGGGCTCGCGATCTTCTTCCCGTGGGGCATCGCCGAGGCGAGCGACCACGTGGCGCTGCTCTGGGCGCTGCCGGCGCTCGCCGCGAAGCTCGTGGTCGGCGGTTTCACGCTCGCCCTCATCGAGACGATCCTCGCGAAGATGCGAATCTTCCGCGTGCCCGAGTTCCTCGCCACCGCCTTCCTGCTGGGCGTGCTGGCGATCCTCGTCCACCTCCTCCTGGGAGCCTGA
- a CDS encoding formate hydrogenlyase, with product MSPLTGQIINLFASVLLLIAFAMLAQRRIVTLINLFALQGLALVGSTLTVAWATGQHHLYWSAGITFVLKVVVLPFILHRLIRSLNVKWDIETLINIPTMMLVGILLVVFAFNLALPISQFSQSIARATLGIALACVLMSFLMMITRSKAVPQVIGFLSMENGLFFAATSATYGMPMVVELGIALDVLVGMVILGVFMFQIREQFDSLDIHHLEKLKED from the coding sequence ATGTCGCCCCTCACCGGCCAGATCATCAACCTCTTCGCCTCCGTGCTCCTGCTCATCGCCTTCGCGATGCTGGCGCAGCGGCGCATCGTGACCCTGATCAACCTCTTCGCGCTGCAGGGGCTCGCGCTGGTGGGCTCGACCCTCACCGTCGCCTGGGCCACGGGCCAGCACCACCTGTACTGGTCGGCCGGGATCACCTTCGTGCTCAAGGTCGTCGTCCTGCCGTTCATCCTGCACCGCCTCATCCGCAGCCTGAACGTGAAGTGGGACATCGAGACCCTCATCAACATCCCGACGATGATGCTGGTGGGGATCCTGCTGGTGGTGTTCGCCTTCAACCTGGCGTTGCCCATCTCGCAGTTCTCGCAGTCGATCGCGCGCGCCACCCTGGGCATCGCGCTCGCGTGCGTGCTGATGTCGTTCCTCATGATGATCACGCGCTCCAAGGCGGTTCCGCAGGTGATCGGCTTCCTGTCGATGGAGAACGGCCTGTTCTTCGCGGCGACCAGCGCCACCTACGGCATGCCGATGGTGGTGGAGCTCGGCATCGCGCTGGACGTGCTCGTGGGCATGGTCATCCTGGGCGTGTTCATGTTCCAGATCCGCGAGCAGTTCGATTCCCTCGACATCCATCACCTCGAGAAGCTCAAGGAGGATTGA
- a CDS encoding hydrogenase 4 subunit F has protein sequence MEAFFVLLAIPLAGGPFLWLLGDRDFAPEVNSAFSFATFAASAWLTAVVISGGSITAWGEQFFVDAVNVFLVTLTAFVGFTTSLFSRPYMRVEREKGKMTGPRLRLYHSMYQAFMFTMLLALTTNNMGILWVAMEAATLATVLLVSVYRTAASLEAAWKYFILCGVGIAQALFGTILLYFAAERVLGAEGNALLWTHLNLVKADLEPAIMSLAFVFLLVGYGTKIGLVPLHNWLPDAHAEGPTPISAVLSGLLLNVALYSVIRCKVLADGALESRFAGNLMMGFGLVSVVVAAFFLSRQRDVKRMFAYSSIEHMGLVTFAFGMGGPIANFAGLLHMTVHSLVKSAIFFAVGHAAQKAGTQVMEDIRGLMKVSPTVGWGLMIGTLAILGMPPFGVFASEFLILTTAMREHPWATPFLLLALGVAFAAVFSRVQPMVFGDTHIKALAHPPALVPVFVHLGLGLLLGLYIPPYLAAWYAEAAKLLG, from the coding sequence ATGGAAGCGTTCTTCGTCCTCCTCGCCATTCCGCTCGCCGGCGGACCGTTCCTGTGGCTGCTCGGCGATCGCGACTTCGCGCCCGAGGTGAACTCCGCTTTCAGCTTCGCGACCTTCGCGGCCTCCGCGTGGCTTACGGCCGTGGTGATTTCTGGCGGGTCGATCACCGCGTGGGGCGAGCAGTTCTTCGTCGATGCGGTGAACGTCTTTCTCGTGACCCTCACCGCCTTCGTGGGGTTCACCACGTCGCTCTTCTCGCGGCCCTACATGCGCGTCGAGCGCGAGAAGGGCAAGATGACGGGACCGCGCCTTCGCCTGTACCACAGCATGTACCAGGCGTTCATGTTCACGATGCTGCTCGCGCTCACCACCAACAACATGGGGATCCTGTGGGTGGCGATGGAGGCGGCGACGCTCGCCACGGTGCTGCTCGTCTCGGTGTACCGCACGGCGGCGAGCCTGGAGGCGGCGTGGAAGTACTTCATCCTGTGCGGGGTGGGCATCGCGCAGGCGCTCTTCGGCACGATCCTGCTCTACTTCGCGGCCGAGCGCGTGCTGGGCGCGGAGGGCAACGCGCTCCTGTGGACGCACCTCAACCTGGTCAAGGCGGACCTCGAGCCGGCCATCATGTCGCTCGCCTTCGTGTTCCTGCTGGTGGGCTACGGCACCAAGATCGGCCTGGTTCCCCTGCACAACTGGCTCCCGGATGCGCATGCCGAGGGCCCCACGCCGATCTCGGCCGTGCTTTCGGGCCTGCTCCTGAACGTCGCCCTCTACAGCGTGATCCGCTGCAAGGTGCTGGCGGACGGCGCGCTGGAGTCGCGCTTCGCCGGCAACCTGATGATGGGCTTCGGCCTCGTGTCGGTGGTGGTCGCCGCCTTCTTCCTGTCGCGCCAGCGCGACGTGAAGCGCATGTTCGCCTATTCCTCCATCGAGCACATGGGCCTGGTCACCTTCGCCTTCGGCATGGGCGGGCCCATCGCCAACTTCGCGGGCCTGCTGCACATGACGGTGCACTCGCTCGTGAAGAGCGCCATCTTCTTCGCCGTCGGCCACGCCGCGCAGAAGGCCGGCACGCAGGTGATGGAGGACATCCGCGGCCTCATGAAGGTGAGCCCGACCGTGGGCTGGGGACTCATGATCGGGACGCTGGCCATCCTGGGCATGCCGCCCTTCGGCGTGTTCGCGAGCGAGTTCCTCATCCTCACCACCGCGATGCGCGAGCACCCGTGGGCGACTCCCTTCCTGCTTCTCGCGCTCGGGGTCGCGTTTGCGGCCGTCTTCAGCCGCGTGCAGCCGATGGTGTTCGGCGACACCCACATCAAGGCGCTCGCGCACCCGCCGGCGCTCGTGCCGGTGTTCGTCCACCTGGGGCTGGGGCTCCTGCTCGGCCTCTACATTCCCCCCTACCTCGCCGCCTGGTACGCCGAGGCGGCGAAGCTCCTGGGCTGA
- a CDS encoding NADH-quinone oxidoreductase subunit C, with protein sequence MASVGEWQWTEAARLAREGGGRLVALWGADHRDLADDADEYSVYAAYAVRDGLVVVELLVQDSAPSYPDLSGLFPAAVRMQRALHDLLGIGASGAADTRPWLRHGAWPEGVFPLRRDFDAAALPANALADYAFVRVEGDGVHEIPVGPIHAGIIEPGHFRFSIVGEKVLRLEERLGYTHKGIDKRFESFTVAEGYRLAGRVSGDSTVAFAWAYAQAAESLLGVVPPPRARWIRALALERERVANHLGDLGALGNDAALGFALAQFMRLKEDWLRASGEVFGHRLLMDLVVPGGVAAGFDAVQAERLVNQSHAIEAEVRELRAIFDEHAGLQDRFLTTGRVTPDLARKLGLTGLAGRASGQASDLRADFPAVPYGELSVKKAGQSAGDVAARVHVRFDELLESLRLVRAIAIGAPDGELLVELPQPRPQAFGVGWVEGWRGEAFVALEAGGDGMIRRGHAHDPSWQNWPLIGHAVMGNIVPDFPLINKSFNLAYSGQDC encoded by the coding sequence ATGGCGAGCGTGGGCGAATGGCAGTGGACGGAGGCGGCGCGCCTCGCGCGCGAAGGGGGCGGGCGGCTCGTGGCGCTGTGGGGCGCCGACCACCGCGACCTGGCCGACGACGCGGACGAGTACTCCGTCTATGCCGCCTATGCCGTGCGCGACGGGCTCGTCGTCGTGGAGCTGCTCGTGCAGGATTCCGCGCCGTCCTATCCGGACCTGTCGGGCCTCTTCCCCGCCGCCGTCCGCATGCAGCGCGCGCTCCACGACCTCCTGGGCATCGGCGCCTCGGGCGCCGCCGACACGCGCCCGTGGCTGCGCCACGGCGCATGGCCCGAGGGGGTGTTCCCGCTGCGCCGCGATTTCGACGCCGCGGCGCTTCCGGCCAATGCGCTCGCAGACTACGCGTTCGTGCGTGTCGAGGGCGACGGCGTGCACGAGATCCCCGTCGGGCCGATCCACGCCGGCATCATCGAGCCGGGCCATTTCCGCTTCTCCATCGTCGGCGAGAAGGTGCTGCGCCTCGAGGAGCGCCTGGGCTACACGCACAAGGGCATCGACAAGCGATTCGAATCCTTCACGGTGGCGGAAGGGTACCGCCTCGCCGGACGCGTATCCGGCGACTCCACCGTGGCGTTCGCCTGGGCCTACGCGCAGGCCGCCGAATCTCTGCTGGGCGTCGTGCCGCCGCCGCGCGCGCGCTGGATCCGCGCGCTCGCGCTCGAGCGCGAGCGGGTCGCCAACCACCTCGGCGACCTGGGCGCGCTCGGCAACGACGCCGCACTGGGCTTCGCGCTCGCGCAGTTCATGCGGCTGAAGGAGGACTGGCTGCGGGCGAGCGGCGAGGTGTTCGGCCACCGCCTGCTCATGGACCTCGTGGTTCCCGGAGGCGTGGCGGCGGGCTTCGACGCGGTGCAGGCCGAGCGCCTGGTGAACCAGTCGCACGCCATCGAGGCCGAGGTGCGCGAGCTGCGCGCGATCTTCGACGAGCACGCGGGGTTGCAGGACCGCTTTCTCACCACCGGGCGCGTTACGCCGGATCTTGCCAGGAAGCTGGGCCTCACCGGCCTCGCGGGGCGGGCGAGCGGGCAGGCGAGCGACCTGCGTGCGGACTTTCCGGCCGTGCCCTACGGCGAGCTTTCCGTGAAGAAGGCCGGCCAATCGGCCGGTGACGTCGCCGCCCGGGTGCACGTTCGCTTCGACGAGCTCCTCGAGTCCCTGCGGCTGGTGCGCGCCATCGCGATCGGCGCTCCCGACGGCGAGCTTCTCGTGGAGCTTCCGCAGCCGCGTCCGCAGGCGTTCGGCGTGGGCTGGGTGGAGGGATGGCGAGGCGAGGCGTTCGTCGCGCTGGAGGCGGGCGGGGACGGCATGATCCGCCGCGGGCACGCGCACGATCCTTCGTGGCAGAACTGGCCGCTGATCGGGCACGCGGTGATGGGTAACATCGTTCCCGACTTCCCGCTCATCAACAAGAGCTTCAACCTTGCCTATTCGGGGCAGGACTGCTGA
- a CDS encoding formate hydrogenlyase: MIRILRKIVKTGIVSEAPPEASELLRVRAPQIQDEILRLFGRALAIRQVDAGSCNGCELEIHALNNPYYNIEGLGIRFVASPRHADLLLVTGPVSKNMEHALRIAYEATPNPKLVVAVGDCGCTGGIFGESYASCGRVSNVIPVDVAVPGCPPPPIAILQGILTAVAARLPA; encoded by the coding sequence ATGATCCGCATCCTTCGGAAAATCGTGAAGACAGGCATCGTGAGCGAGGCCCCTCCGGAGGCCTCCGAGCTGCTTCGCGTGCGCGCGCCGCAGATCCAGGACGAGATCCTGCGCCTGTTCGGCCGGGCACTGGCCATCCGGCAGGTGGACGCGGGTTCCTGCAACGGCTGCGAGCTGGAGATCCACGCGCTCAACAACCCGTACTACAACATCGAAGGGCTGGGCATCCGCTTCGTTGCGAGCCCGAGGCATGCCGACCTGCTGCTGGTCACGGGGCCGGTGTCGAAGAACATGGAACACGCGCTGAGGATCGCGTACGAGGCGACACCGAATCCGAAGCTCGTCGTCGCCGTGGGCGACTGCGGCTGCACCGGCGGCATCTTCGGCGAGAGCTACGCGAGCTGCGGGAGGGTCTCCAACGTGATTCCCGTGGACGTCGCGGTGCCCGGCTGCCCGCCGCCGCCGATCGCGATCCTGCAGGGAATTCTCACGGCCGTCGCGGCGCGCCTGCCCGCCTGA
- the thrH gene encoding bifunctional phosphoserine phosphatase/homoserine phosphotransferase ThrH: protein MRIVCLDLEGVLVPEIWIEFSKRTGIPELSRTTRDEPDYDKLMRFRLDLLGKRKLGLPDIQAVIGGMGPMPGAREFLDELRSRFQVVILSDTFYEFASPLMAQLGRPTLFCHRLEVDDAGFVRGYRLRMPDQKRAAVNALRALNFKVIAAGDSYNDTAMLGAAHAGIFYCPPASITGEFPQFPVTRDYGELMAAIDEADRRIGEAP from the coding sequence TTGCGCATCGTCTGCCTCGACCTCGAAGGGGTCCTCGTCCCGGAAATCTGGATCGAATTCTCGAAACGCACCGGCATCCCGGAGCTGTCTCGCACCACGCGCGACGAGCCCGACTACGACAAGCTGATGCGCTTCAGGCTGGACCTGCTGGGCAAGCGCAAGCTGGGATTGCCGGACATCCAGGCGGTGATAGGCGGCATGGGTCCGATGCCCGGGGCGCGGGAGTTCCTGGACGAGCTGCGCTCCCGCTTCCAGGTGGTGATCCTCTCCGACACGTTCTACGAGTTCGCCAGCCCCCTGATGGCGCAGCTTGGCCGTCCGACGCTCTTCTGCCATCGCCTCGAGGTCGATGACGCCGGATTCGTTCGCGGATACCGGCTGCGCATGCCGGACCAGAAGCGCGCCGCGGTAAACGCATTGCGCGCGCTCAACTTCAAGGTGATCGCGGCCGGGGACTCCTACAACGACACCGCGATGCTGGGGGCAGCGCACGCCGGGATCTTCTACTGCCCCCCCGCCAGCATCACCGGCGAGTTTCCGCAGTTTCCGGTGACGCGCGACTACGGCGAGCTGATGGCCGCGATAGACGAGGCGGACAGGAGGATCGGCGAAGCGCCTTGA